A portion of the Paenibacillus hamazuiensis genome contains these proteins:
- the rpsA gene encoding 30S ribosomal protein S1 has translation MSEETKVEQFEQENQQAEVTQEQSMGDVAALKRGDLVKGKIVKVDNDQAYVDIGYKYDGVIPLRELSSVQLEDASQGVQVGQEVELRVVRLNDAKEELVLSKRAVDSEKAWEKLAADMENKTILEATVAEVVKGGLVVDVGLRGFVPASMVERHFVEDFSDYKGRTLRLRVKEMDREKNKVILSQKDVLDEEFEANKKNIIAGISVGQELTGTVQRLTQFGAFIDIGGVDGLVHISEMAWHHVETPSEVVKEGDQVKVQVLKVDPENERISLSIKATQPGPWQQAADKFKVGDIITGTVKRLVPFGAFVEVFPGVEGLVHISQIAHRHIGTPHEVLKEGQEVNVKVLDINVDEKRISLSIKETEEAPAQEAKPEKERAPRGREPKEHVDLPPNQSLTMTLGERFGDKLSKFK, from the coding sequence ATGTCAGAAGAGACAAAAGTTGAGCAATTTGAGCAAGAAAACCAGCAAGCGGAAGTGACGCAAGAGCAATCCATGGGCGACGTTGCCGCATTGAAAAGAGGAGATCTTGTCAAAGGCAAGATCGTAAAAGTCGATAACGACCAGGCTTACGTCGATATCGGATATAAATATGACGGCGTCATTCCGCTTCGCGAGCTGTCCTCCGTCCAACTCGAAGACGCTTCGCAGGGCGTGCAGGTAGGACAAGAAGTGGAACTGCGCGTCGTTCGCCTGAACGATGCGAAGGAAGAACTCGTGCTTTCCAAGCGCGCGGTCGATTCCGAGAAAGCTTGGGAGAAGCTGGCTGCCGATATGGAAAATAAAACGATACTCGAAGCGACGGTAGCCGAAGTGGTTAAAGGCGGTCTTGTTGTTGATGTAGGACTTCGCGGTTTCGTTCCGGCTTCGATGGTGGAACGCCATTTCGTCGAGGATTTCAGCGATTACAAAGGCCGCACACTCCGTTTGCGCGTCAAGGAAATGGACCGCGAGAAAAACAAGGTTATCCTTTCGCAAAAAGACGTGCTTGACGAAGAATTCGAAGCGAATAAAAAGAACATCATCGCAGGTATTTCCGTAGGTCAGGAGCTGACCGGTACCGTTCAGCGTCTGACTCAATTCGGCGCGTTCATCGATATCGGCGGCGTGGACGGTCTCGTGCATATTTCCGAAATGGCTTGGCACCATGTGGAGACTCCTTCCGAGGTCGTTAAAGAAGGCGATCAGGTGAAGGTGCAGGTGCTCAAGGTCGATCCGGAAAACGAGCGCATCAGCCTCAGCATCAAAGCGACCCAGCCGGGTCCTTGGCAGCAAGCGGCCGATAAGTTCAAAGTCGGCGATATTATTACCGGAACCGTGAAGCGCCTCGTACCGTTCGGCGCGTTTGTCGAAGTATTTCCTGGTGTGGAAGGGCTCGTTCACATTTCGCAAATTGCTCACCGTCACATCGGTACACCGCATGAAGTGCTGAAAGAAGGCCAGGAAGTAAACGTTAAAGTCCTGGATATCAACGTGGACGAGAAACGCATCAGCCTGAGCATCAAGGAAACCGAGGAAGCGCCTGCCCAGGAAGCGAAGCCGGAAAAGGAAAGAGCACCTCGCGGCCGCGAACCGAAGGAACATGTGGATCTTCCGCCTAACCAAAGCTTGACCATGACGCTCGGAGAGCGTTTTGGCGACAAATTGAGCAAATTTAAATGA
- the fni gene encoding type 2 isopentenyl-diphosphate Delta-isomerase, whose translation MRISRKMEHVRHALQLGQSGNQGFADIKLIHSPLPGTSVEHISLSTRIGDLILSSPIIINAMTGGARETEAINRELAVAAREQGLAMAVGSQMSALKNEDVAGSYKIVRKMNPQGIVFANLGSEATVEQAKRAVDMIEANALQIHLNAMQELIMPEGDRDFRGAAERIAEIAASLDVPVIVKEVGFGLNMEAARSLIGLGIRIIDVGGFGGTNFAAIENARRTMPMEWLNDWGVKTSIALLETLQYRRQACIIASGGIISSLDICKSLVLGASAVGIAGRFLKVLQEQGTGGLIGYIGTLKDELKLLMTALGVSSVEALTSVPAVITGETAEWCELRGIDRYAYARRGLE comes from the coding sequence ATGCGAATCTCGCGTAAAATGGAGCATGTCCGTCACGCTCTGCAGCTTGGACAAAGCGGCAATCAAGGATTTGCGGACATCAAGCTGATCCATAGCCCTCTCCCTGGCACCTCCGTGGAACATATCTCATTATCGACCCGAATCGGCGATCTCATTTTGAGCTCGCCGATTATTATTAATGCGATGACCGGAGGAGCCCGCGAGACGGAGGCGATCAACCGGGAGCTGGCTGTAGCCGCCCGGGAACAAGGGCTTGCGATGGCGGTAGGCTCTCAAATGTCGGCGCTGAAAAACGAAGACGTTGCCGGCAGCTACAAAATCGTCCGTAAAATGAATCCGCAAGGCATCGTGTTTGCCAACCTGGGAAGCGAAGCTACTGTGGAGCAGGCGAAGCGAGCCGTGGATATGATTGAAGCGAATGCGCTGCAAATACATTTGAACGCGATGCAGGAGCTGATCATGCCCGAAGGCGACCGCGATTTTCGCGGTGCTGCTGAACGGATTGCGGAAATCGCGGCCAGCCTCGACGTACCCGTAATCGTCAAGGAAGTCGGATTCGGACTGAATATGGAGGCGGCCCGCTCGCTTATCGGTTTAGGTATCCGCATCATTGACGTGGGCGGCTTTGGAGGAACGAATTTTGCAGCTATTGAAAATGCGCGCCGTACAATGCCGATGGAGTGGCTGAACGACTGGGGCGTCAAAACGAGCATAGCGCTGCTGGAGACGCTGCAGTATCGCCGCCAGGCTTGCATCATCGCCTCCGGCGGCATTATAAGCAGTCTGGACATCTGCAAATCGCTTGTTTTGGGCGCTTCGGCCGTCGGGATCGCAGGACGCTTCCTTAAGGTGCTGCAGGAGCAGGGAACGGGCGGGCTGATCGGATATATTGGCACGTTGAAAGATGAGCTTAAGCTGCTTATGACGGCGCTCGGAGTTTCATCTGTCGAAGCTCTCACAAGCGTTCCCGCCGTTATCACCGGAGAGACGGCGGAGTGGTGCGAGCTGCGCGGTATCGATCGGTACGCATATGCACGACGGGGCTTGGAGTAA
- a CDS encoding YIEGIA family protein: MIAWVTEQKYTVGVVLGIIFGIVARLGMLRTDYRQYPTYPHGKIIHVSLGVIAAGLGAVAVPSLLDKNYTAMTFLSLAAQQFRDVRNMERQTLSKIDSMELVPRGATYIEGIAMVFEGRNYLVIFAAFITSLFSIVFAWYWGLLSGAAAILVAHFFKSGKSLCHIADVEEAEVRLEGPDLYVGDIYIMNVGLKEDRKQIVEHGIGLILKPKNKDSRVTLANLGQRQALLHDISTMLGVYRDEGEPALVPLAKLDLKDGRLAVFLLPQEHDAKKAKHVAMKVPVLESAVRMPSERNVSGARKEGQH; this comes from the coding sequence ATGATCGCATGGGTGACTGAGCAAAAATATACCGTCGGCGTCGTACTCGGTATCATTTTCGGCATCGTCGCCAGGCTGGGCATGCTTCGCACCGATTACAGACAATATCCGACCTATCCGCATGGCAAAATCATACACGTTTCGCTGGGGGTCATCGCTGCCGGCTTGGGTGCGGTAGCCGTCCCGTCCCTGCTCGATAAAAACTACACGGCGATGACGTTTCTTTCCTTGGCGGCCCAACAGTTTCGCGATGTGCGCAATATGGAGCGCCAGACGCTGAGCAAGATTGACAGCATGGAGCTTGTTCCGCGCGGGGCCACCTACATTGAAGGAATTGCGATGGTGTTCGAAGGACGCAATTACCTCGTTATCTTTGCCGCCTTTATAACCTCGCTGTTCAGCATCGTTTTTGCCTGGTATTGGGGGCTTCTGTCGGGGGCGGCGGCCATATTGGTGGCGCATTTTTTCAAGTCGGGCAAAAGCCTATGCCATATAGCGGACGTGGAGGAAGCGGAGGTTCGGTTGGAAGGCCCGGATTTATATGTCGGCGATATTTACATTATGAACGTCGGCTTGAAGGAAGACCGCAAGCAAATTGTCGAGCATGGCATCGGCCTCATTTTAAAGCCGAAAAATAAAGACAGCCGCGTGACGCTTGCCAATCTTGGGCAAAGGCAGGCTTTGCTGCACGATATTTCGACCATGCTGGGCGTTTACCGCGACGAAGGGGAACCTGCGCTTGTGCCTTTGGCGAAGCTGGATTTAAAAGACGGGCGGCTGGCGGTATTTCTTTTGCCTCAGGAGCATGATGCGAAGAAAGCGAAACACGTCGCGATGAAGGTGCCTGTTTTGGAAAGCGCCGTGCGCATGCCTTCGGAGAGGAACGTAAGCGGAGCGCGAAAGGAGGGGCAGCATTGA
- a CDS encoding capping complex subunit for YIEGIA: MSKIVAVVTADRDKVGGGAPIFIAGDDAEKEQLAFLLEKILDASAHDMKNGTFIIVKHGGDSSE, from the coding sequence TTGAGCAAAATCGTGGCCGTTGTGACGGCGGATCGTGACAAGGTCGGCGGTGGAGCGCCGATTTTCATCGCCGGGGATGATGCGGAAAAAGAGCAGCTCGCCTTCCTTCTGGAAAAAATACTCGACGCCAGCGCCCACGATATGAAAAACGGCACCTTCATCATCGTGAAGCACGGCGGTGACAGCAGCGAATAG
- the der gene encoding ribosome biogenesis GTPase Der has translation MARPIVAIVGRPNVGKSTIFNRIIGDRLAIVEDKPGVTRDRLYGIGTWLDREFSVIDTGGIELDDDDQILRSVRMQAELAIEEADVIVFMTDAKAGVTASDSEVAQMLFRAKKPVILAVNKVDNLQRHDEIYEFYSLGFGDPIGISGSHGLGIGDLLDEVVKHFPDEEEEEYGEEVIKVALIGRPNVGKSSLVNAILGEERVIVSDVAGTTRDAIDTPFEKDGQKYVIIDTAGMRKRGKVYETTEKYSVMRAMKAIERADVVLVVINGEEGIIEQDKHIAGYAHEAGKAAVFVVNKWDIVEKDDKTMQQFTQKIRDHFLFMTYAPIVFLSAKTTQRLHKLLPVVVNVAEQHALRIQTHMLNDVISDAVAINPPPTDKGRRLRINYATQVAVKPPAIVLFVNDPELMHFSYERYLENKIRDAFGFEGTPIRIVTRRKSDDE, from the coding sequence ATGGCGAGACCGATAGTTGCCATCGTGGGCAGGCCTAATGTGGGGAAATCGACGATTTTTAACCGCATTATAGGCGACCGGTTAGCGATTGTGGAAGACAAGCCCGGCGTGACACGGGATCGTTTATATGGAATCGGTACCTGGCTCGATAGGGAATTCAGCGTGATTGACACCGGAGGGATCGAGCTTGATGACGACGATCAAATTTTGCGTTCCGTCCGCATGCAGGCGGAGCTTGCGATCGAAGAAGCGGACGTCATCGTCTTCATGACCGATGCGAAGGCGGGAGTGACCGCTTCCGACAGCGAAGTGGCGCAAATGCTGTTTCGTGCCAAGAAACCGGTTATTTTGGCCGTCAACAAAGTGGACAATTTGCAAAGACATGACGAAATCTATGAGTTTTACAGCCTCGGCTTCGGCGATCCGATCGGCATTTCAGGCTCTCACGGTCTCGGCATCGGGGATTTGCTGGACGAGGTCGTCAAGCATTTTCCGGATGAGGAGGAGGAGGAGTACGGCGAAGAGGTTATCAAAGTCGCACTTATCGGCCGGCCGAACGTCGGCAAATCGTCGCTTGTAAACGCGATACTTGGGGAAGAGCGCGTTATCGTGAGCGATGTGGCGGGAACGACGCGCGACGCAATCGATACGCCGTTCGAGAAAGACGGCCAAAAGTATGTCATCATCGATACGGCCGGTATGCGCAAGCGGGGCAAAGTGTACGAGACGACGGAAAAATACAGCGTCATGCGGGCGATGAAGGCGATCGAACGGGCCGACGTCGTTTTGGTTGTGATCAACGGCGAAGAGGGCATTATCGAGCAGGACAAACATATCGCCGGTTATGCGCACGAGGCCGGGAAAGCGGCGGTTTTTGTCGTCAACAAATGGGATATCGTCGAAAAAGACGACAAGACGATGCAGCAATTTACGCAAAAAATCCGCGACCATTTCCTGTTCATGACGTATGCGCCGATCGTCTTTCTTTCCGCCAAGACGACGCAAAGGCTGCATAAGCTGCTGCCGGTCGTCGTCAATGTAGCGGAGCAGCATGCGCTGCGCATACAGACGCATATGCTCAACGATGTCATTTCCGATGCGGTTGCGATAAATCCTCCTCCTACCGATAAGGGGAGAAGGCTGCGCATCAACTATGCCACACAGGTTGCGGTTAAGCCGCCGGCTATCGTTCTATTTGTCAACGATCCGGAGCTGATGCATTTTTCGTATGAACGTTATTTGGAAAATAAGATCCGCGACGCCTTCGGC